A part of Pantoea vagans genomic DNA contains:
- a CDS encoding type II toxin-antitoxin system RelE/ParE family toxin yields MKTIRTYITADGQDLYAEFFKKLRDPIAKAKIASRINRMASDNFGDHKPCRDGVWELRIDQGAGYRVYYSLVAGEIILLLMAGDKRTQDADINEAIDCLKDYLKR; encoded by the coding sequence ATGAAAACAATAAGGACTTACATCACCGCAGATGGACAGGATCTGTATGCTGAGTTTTTTAAAAAGCTCCGTGATCCCATTGCGAAAGCGAAAATTGCTTCCCGGATTAACCGGATGGCCTCTGATAACTTTGGCGATCACAAGCCCTGTCGGGATGGGGTTTGGGAGTTGCGAATTGATCAGGGGGCCGGCTATCGCGTTTATTACAGCCTTGTTGCCGGGGAGATAATTTTGTTGCTTATGGCGGGTGATAAACGAACGCAGGATGCTGATATCAATGAGGCTATTGATTGCCTTAAAGATTATTTAAAGAGGTGA
- a CDS encoding DUF2291 family protein, translating to MSRRVWLTLVVMLSGGCKIVSQQELADLKNPPNPKMANIDQLWQQKLVPQVRAEAKPLATLMSSLQSAKDFDSACQTYGYRSQAENPCVFSVSVRGEVTAVNTTSRSGKMTVKDESGDSVTIQVGPIIRGTALRDVYKGASYQDFNDQVLFGDYGKAINQHASTLMQQFAPKVGDKVSVAGVFSSWDIPQQLPDITPAAITRQ from the coding sequence ATGTCACGAAGAGTCTGGCTGACGCTGGTGGTCATGCTGTCAGGTGGCTGCAAAATTGTGTCGCAGCAGGAGCTGGCTGACCTGAAGAATCCCCCCAATCCGAAGATGGCCAACATCGACCAGCTCTGGCAGCAGAAGCTGGTGCCGCAGGTCCGGGCCGAGGCTAAACCGCTGGCGACGCTGATGTCGTCGCTGCAATCTGCCAAAGACTTTGACAGCGCCTGCCAGACCTACGGCTATCGCAGTCAGGCTGAGAATCCCTGTGTCTTCAGCGTTTCCGTTCGCGGCGAGGTAACGGCTGTTAATACCACTTCCCGCAGCGGAAAGATGACCGTGAAGGATGAATCAGGTGACAGTGTCACTATCCAGGTCGGGCCAATCATTCGTGGCACGGCGTTGCGCGATGTCTATAAAGGCGCGAGCTATCAGGACTTCAACGATCAGGTGCTGTTTGGTGATTACGGCAAGGCGATCAACCAGCACGCCTCAACCCTGATGCAGCAGTTCGCGCCGAAGGTCGGCGACAAAGTGAGTGTTGCTGGCGTGTTCAGCAGCTGGGACATTCCGCAACAGCTGCCGGATATCACTCCGGCTGCCATCACCCGGCAATAA
- the mazE gene encoding type II toxin-antitoxin system antitoxin MazE, which translates to MIRGNVRRWGNSPAIRIPATLMQALNLSIDDEIKIYLVEGKLIIEPVKQEMSSSLTMLLKGVTDENLHGHIAWGEPVGKEIW; encoded by the coding sequence ATGATTCGAGGAAATGTCCGGCGCTGGGGTAATTCTCCAGCGATACGCATCCCGGCGACATTAATGCAGGCACTCAATCTTAGTATTGATGACGAAATCAAAATCTATCTGGTTGAAGGAAAACTCATCATTGAGCCTGTAAAACAGGAAATGAGCTCTTCTCTTACAATGCTGCTTAAAGGCGTGACAGATGAAAATCTGCACGGCCATATCGCGTGGGGAGAACCTGTCGGCAAGGAGATTTGGTAA
- a CDS encoding ABC transporter permease, with protein sequence MNQKYLLYMYLLKARTFIALLIVVGFFSVMVPNFLTPSNLLIMTQHVAITGLLAIGMTLVILTGGIDLSVGAVAGICGMVAGALLTSGIPLWGGNTLFLNVPEVILVVAIFGVLVGLINGTVITRLGVAPFICTLGMMYVARGAALLFNDGGTYANLVGMPALGNTGFALLGSGTVLGVYLPIWLMLGFLLLGLYLTRKTPLGRYIYAIGGNESAARLAGVPIIKVKIFVYAFSGLCAGLVGLVVASQLQTAHPMTGNMFEMDAIGATVLGGTALAGGRGRVSGSIIGAFVIVFLADGMVMMGVSDFWQMVIKGLVIVTAVVIDQFQQRLQSKVVLLRRHEKKQQAVPLTDIRHS encoded by the coding sequence ATGAACCAAAAATATCTGCTTTATATGTACCTGCTCAAGGCGCGCACCTTTATTGCGTTGCTGATTGTGGTCGGCTTCTTCAGCGTGATGGTGCCGAACTTTCTGACCCCCTCTAACCTGCTGATTATGACGCAGCACGTCGCCATTACCGGGCTGCTGGCGATAGGGATGACGCTGGTGATCCTCACCGGCGGTATCGATCTCTCGGTAGGCGCGGTCGCCGGGATTTGCGGCATGGTGGCGGGTGCGCTGCTGACCAGTGGCATTCCGTTATGGGGCGGCAATACGCTGTTTCTCAACGTGCCTGAAGTGATTCTGGTGGTGGCGATCTTTGGCGTGCTGGTGGGGCTGATTAACGGCACGGTGATCACCCGACTGGGCGTGGCCCCCTTTATCTGTACCCTGGGCATGATGTATGTGGCGCGCGGTGCGGCACTGCTGTTCAACGACGGCGGCACCTACGCCAATCTGGTCGGGATGCCCGCGCTGGGCAACACCGGTTTTGCCCTGCTGGGTTCCGGTACCGTGCTGGGCGTGTATCTGCCGATCTGGCTGATGCTCGGCTTCTTACTGCTTGGCCTCTACCTGACGCGCAAAACCCCGCTGGGCCGTTACATCTACGCCATTGGCGGCAATGAGTCCGCCGCGCGGCTGGCGGGCGTGCCGATTATCAAAGTGAAAATTTTTGTTTACGCCTTTTCCGGCCTCTGCGCTGGTCTGGTCGGGCTGGTGGTGGCGTCTCAGTTGCAGACCGCACACCCGATGACCGGCAACATGTTTGAGATGGACGCCATCGGTGCCACGGTGCTGGGCGGCACGGCGCTGGCGGGCGGGCGTGGGCGGGTGTCCGGCTCGATTATTGGCGCGTTCGTGATCGTCTTCCTGGCGGATGGCATGGTGATGATGGGCGTCAGCGATTTCTGGCAGATGGTGATTAAAGGTCTGGTGATTGTCACAGCCGTCGTGATCGACCAGTTCCAGCAACGTCTGCAAAGCAAAGTGGTGCTGCTGCGTCGCCATGAAAAAAAGCAGCAGGCAGTGCCTCTCACTGATATCCGTCACAGTTAA
- a CDS encoding DeoR/GlpR family DNA-binding transcription regulator — protein sequence MKSKSEQFADMQQRREKILEMIREDGTVTVKALTETFGLTEATLRSDLRMLQKQGFVQRYHGGATLMTGKQNTGAMLLERQTHLEEKEAIGRLAAQHIENGDTVIFDSGTTTTAITDAISHIRRLSVVTTAVNIALKLGGEPGINILLTGGTFKFPTLSTSGEKAASFFENVLAEKLFLATACISPRLGLSFPSETDIKVKLAMIKSASTVYVVADSSKIDKVSMFALPCDWSNIHYLITDSGISAAQVKAFEALGVKVLVAPLPLKRAM from the coding sequence TTGAAAAGCAAAAGTGAGCAGTTCGCTGACATGCAGCAACGCCGCGAGAAAATTCTGGAGATGATCCGTGAGGATGGGACGGTCACGGTCAAAGCGCTGACCGAGACCTTTGGACTGACTGAAGCCACATTACGCAGCGACCTGCGCATGCTGCAAAAACAGGGGTTTGTGCAGCGCTATCACGGTGGCGCAACGCTGATGACGGGCAAGCAGAATACCGGCGCGATGCTGCTGGAGCGGCAGACCCATCTGGAGGAGAAAGAGGCGATTGGCCGACTGGCGGCGCAGCATATCGAAAATGGCGACACGGTGATTTTCGATTCCGGTACCACCACCACCGCGATTACCGACGCCATCAGCCATATCCGCCGCTTATCAGTGGTGACCACCGCGGTCAATATCGCCCTGAAACTGGGCGGCGAGCCGGGCATCAATATCCTGCTGACCGGCGGCACCTTTAAATTTCCGACGCTCTCCACCTCGGGCGAGAAGGCGGCCAGTTTTTTTGAAAATGTGCTGGCCGAAAAACTCTTTCTGGCCACCGCCTGCATCTCACCGCGTCTGGGCCTGAGCTTTCCCAGTGAAACGGACATTAAAGTCAAACTGGCGATGATCAAATCCGCCAGCACGGTTTACGTGGTGGCGGACTCCAGCAAAATCGACAAGGTGTCGATGTTCGCGCTGCCCTGTGACTGGAGCAACATCCACTATCTGATCACCGACAGCGGCATCAGCGCCGCGCAGGTTAAAGCGTTTGAAGCCTTAGGCGTGAAAGTGCTGGTGGCCCCGCTGCCGCTGAAGCGGGCGATGTAA
- a CDS encoding D-ribose ABC transporter substrate-binding protein — protein MKNRTLLCTAVAACLVSQAALAAEKGTIMILVNSLDNPYYASEAKGANLKAQALGYKTTVLSHGEDVKKQSELIDAAIGKKVQGIVLDNADSTASVAAIKKAKDAGIPVVLINREIPVDDVALAQITHNNFQAGSDVANVFVEKMGEKGKYAELACNLADNNCVTRSKSFHQVLDQYPDMQSVARQDAKGTLIDGKRIMDSILQAHPDVKGVICGNGPVALGAIAALKAAGRNDVIVVGIDGSNDERDAVKAGTLKATVMLQAQAIAAEGVTDLDNFIQKGVKPEKQRVMFRGILITPENAKGVQDFNYKS, from the coding sequence ATGAAAAACCGTACCCTGCTGTGCACTGCCGTGGCTGCCTGTCTGGTTTCTCAGGCGGCGTTGGCCGCCGAAAAAGGCACCATTATGATTCTGGTTAACTCACTCGATAATCCCTACTACGCCTCTGAAGCCAAAGGCGCCAATCTCAAAGCACAGGCGCTGGGGTACAAAACCACGGTGCTGTCGCACGGCGAAGATGTGAAGAAGCAGAGCGAACTGATCGACGCCGCTATTGGTAAGAAAGTGCAGGGTATCGTGCTGGATAACGCCGACTCCACCGCCAGCGTGGCGGCGATCAAAAAAGCCAAAGATGCCGGGATTCCGGTGGTGCTGATCAACCGTGAAATCCCGGTGGATGACGTGGCGCTGGCGCAGATCACCCACAACAACTTCCAGGCGGGTTCCGATGTGGCCAACGTCTTTGTCGAGAAGATGGGGGAAAAAGGCAAATACGCCGAGCTCGCCTGTAACCTGGCCGACAATAACTGTGTGACCCGCTCAAAATCGTTCCATCAGGTGCTGGATCAATATCCCGATATGCAGAGCGTGGCGCGTCAGGATGCCAAAGGCACTCTGATCGACGGCAAGCGCATCATGGACAGCATCCTGCAGGCGCATCCCGATGTGAAAGGGGTGATCTGCGGTAACGGTCCGGTCGCGCTGGGCGCGATTGCGGCACTCAAGGCCGCCGGTCGCAACGATGTGATCGTGGTAGGGATTGATGGCAGCAATGATGAACGCGATGCGGTGAAAGCAGGCACGCTGAAAGCCACGGTGATGCTGCAGGCCCAGGCGATCGCCGCCGAAGGTGTGACCGATCTCGATAACTTCATTCAGAAAGGCGTGAAGCCGGAAAAACAGCGGGTGATGTTCCGCGGCATTCTGATTACTCCGGAAAACGCCAAAGGCGTCCAGGACTTTAACTACAAGTCGTAA
- a CDS encoding sugar ABC transporter ATP-binding protein has product MQNPQPQTSGDVIIETRNVSRLYPGVTALDQVSYRVYRNKVNVLIGENGAGKSTMMKMLAGVETPSSGEILLDGQVVSLNSTHQAEKQGISIIFQELNLFPNMNVMDNIFIANEFFQRGVINEKYQYALAKSLLQRLQLDVDPYAPLGELGIGHQQLVEIARALSKDTRVLIMDEPTSALSQSEVKVLFNVIDQLKRRGVTIIYISHRLEELMEIGDHITIFRDGRFISEREVRDASVPWIIAQMVGDKKKQFDYQPAPQGETVLEVEGLTALHQNGGYKLNEVSFSLRKGEVIGIYGLLGAGRTELFKGLIGLMSCQSGRVRLSGKDLAKRSFQQRLKSGIALVPEDRKGEGVIELMSVTANMTLSDFSLRGFRRALGLLNPGREQQRVSEMIGHLAIKVSDPDLPVTALSGGNQQKVVLGKALMTGPQVVLLDEPTRGIDVGAKTDVYHLIGNLAQQGLAVMFSSSELDEVMALADRILVMADGRITADLPRAAATREHLIAASTPQD; this is encoded by the coding sequence ATGCAAAATCCGCAACCGCAAACGTCCGGCGACGTGATTATCGAAACGCGCAACGTGTCGCGTCTCTATCCTGGTGTGACCGCGCTCGATCAGGTCAGCTATCGCGTTTATCGCAACAAAGTGAATGTGCTGATTGGGGAGAACGGGGCCGGTAAGTCCACCATGATGAAGATGCTGGCCGGGGTGGAAACGCCGTCGTCGGGCGAGATCCTGCTGGATGGCCAGGTGGTCTCGCTGAACTCCACCCATCAGGCGGAGAAGCAGGGGATCAGCATCATTTTCCAGGAGCTGAATCTGTTTCCCAACATGAACGTGATGGACAACATTTTTATCGCCAACGAGTTTTTCCAGCGCGGCGTCATCAATGAAAAGTATCAGTACGCGCTGGCGAAGTCGCTACTGCAGCGGCTGCAGCTTGATGTTGATCCCTATGCGCCGCTGGGCGAGCTGGGCATCGGGCATCAGCAGCTGGTGGAGATTGCCAGGGCGCTGTCGAAGGATACCCGGGTGTTGATCATGGATGAACCCACCAGCGCCCTGAGCCAGTCGGAAGTGAAAGTGCTGTTCAATGTCATCGACCAGCTAAAGCGGCGCGGCGTCACCATTATCTATATCTCACACCGGCTGGAAGAGCTGATGGAGATTGGCGATCACATCACCATTTTCCGCGATGGGCGCTTTATCAGTGAGCGCGAGGTGCGCGACGCCAGCGTGCCGTGGATTATCGCCCAGATGGTGGGCGATAAGAAAAAACAGTTCGACTATCAGCCTGCGCCACAAGGGGAAACGGTGCTGGAGGTTGAGGGGCTGACCGCGCTGCATCAGAACGGCGGCTACAAGCTGAATGAGGTCAGTTTCAGCCTGCGTAAAGGCGAGGTGATCGGCATTTATGGCCTGCTGGGCGCGGGACGCACGGAGCTGTTTAAGGGGCTGATTGGGCTGATGTCCTGTCAGTCGGGCCGGGTCCGGCTGTCCGGTAAGGATCTGGCGAAACGCAGTTTTCAGCAGCGGCTGAAAAGCGGCATCGCGCTGGTGCCCGAAGATCGTAAAGGCGAAGGGGTGATTGAACTGATGTCGGTTACTGCCAACATGACGCTTTCTGACTTCAGCCTGCGCGGTTTTCGTCGGGCGCTGGGGCTGCTGAATCCGGGGCGGGAGCAGCAGCGGGTCAGTGAGATGATCGGCCATCTGGCGATTAAAGTCAGCGATCCCGATCTGCCGGTCACGGCGCTGAGTGGCGGTAATCAGCAGAAGGTGGTGCTGGGTAAGGCGCTGATGACCGGGCCGCAGGTGGTACTGCTGGATGAGCCGACGCGCGGCATCGATGTCGGTGCCAAAACCGACGTCTATCACCTGATTGGCAATCTGGCGCAACAGGGGCTGGCCGTGATGTTCTCATCGTCAGAGCTGGATGAGGTGATGGCGCTGGCGGACCGCATTTTAGTGATGGCCGATGGCCGGATAACGGCCGATCTGCCCCGCGCAGCGGCAACGAGAGAACATCTGATCGCGGCATCAACCCCGCAGGATTAA
- a CDS encoding addiction module antidote protein, with amino-acid sequence MAKERLYDDVMVDALREDPEFAQAYLHQAFLDIDEEGGQEAFLLALRHVVEARGGMATVARKAGVSRESLYRTLSPTGNPTLKTLRSVVQATGFPFSSLAGS; translated from the coding sequence GTGGCTAAAGAACGTTTATATGATGACGTCATGGTAGATGCTCTTCGGGAAGATCCGGAGTTTGCTCAGGCTTATCTGCATCAGGCATTTCTGGATATTGACGAAGAGGGTGGTCAGGAAGCTTTTTTACTGGCGTTACGCCATGTTGTCGAGGCTCGGGGAGGAATGGCCACGGTTGCCCGGAAAGCCGGCGTCTCGCGTGAATCGCTCTATCGCACACTCTCTCCGACCGGTAATCCAACCCTGAAAACGCTTCGCAGCGTCGTTCAGGCAACCGGTTTTCCATTCTCCTCACTTGCCGGTTCCTGA
- a CDS encoding GolD/DthD family dehydrogenase, producing MSGEYDVNLRYGVDTAMNLAGKVAVVTGGLGGIAMATNGMLLEKGARLALLYPPFEAEKVASLQADFAADRVQFVCCDVTDPASVEEAFDAVVAHYGRIDILVNCAGYVMLQPVIETDFAEWQKQIAVNLTGPFLCSQAAARLMIRAGAGGKIINIASQAASIAIDNHVAYTSAKAGLLGMTKVMAKEFAPHRINVNTLSPTVVLTPMGEKAWRGEKGEQMKKLIPLGRFAYTDEIAAAVLFFASNGSDMITGADLMIDGGFTIW from the coding sequence ATGAGTGGTGAATATGACGTAAACCTGCGCTACGGCGTGGATACCGCAATGAACCTGGCCGGTAAGGTGGCGGTGGTGACCGGCGGGCTGGGCGGCATCGCGATGGCGACCAATGGCATGCTGCTGGAGAAGGGCGCGCGTCTGGCACTGCTCTATCCGCCATTTGAAGCAGAGAAAGTTGCCAGTCTGCAGGCGGACTTCGCGGCCGATCGGGTGCAGTTTGTCTGCTGTGACGTTACCGATCCCGCGTCGGTGGAAGAGGCGTTTGACGCGGTGGTTGCCCACTATGGCCGGATCGATATCCTGGTCAACTGCGCAGGCTACGTGATGCTGCAGCCGGTGATTGAGACTGATTTTGCCGAGTGGCAGAAGCAGATCGCGGTAAATCTCACCGGACCTTTCCTCTGCTCGCAGGCGGCCGCACGGCTGATGATTCGTGCCGGTGCGGGCGGCAAGATTATTAATATCGCCTCCCAGGCGGCGTCCATCGCGATCGACAACCATGTCGCCTACACCTCCGCCAAAGCGGGCCTGCTGGGCATGACCAAAGTGATGGCCAAAGAGTTTGCTCCGCACCGCATCAACGTGAATACCCTGTCGCCCACCGTGGTACTGACGCCGATGGGCGAGAAAGCCTGGCGCGGCGAGAAAGGCGAGCAGATGAAAAAGCTGATTCCGCTCGGTCGCTTTGCCTATACCGATGAGATCGCCGCCGCCGTGCTGTTCTTCGCCAGCAACGGCAGCGACATGATTACCGGCGCAGATTTGATGATCGATGGTGGCTTCACCATCTGGTAA